Proteins encoded within one genomic window of Thalassophryne amazonica chromosome 23, fThaAma1.1, whole genome shotgun sequence:
- the LOC117504854 gene encoding homeodomain-interacting protein kinase 1-like codes for MATALLHLQTLAVIHCDIKPQNIMVVDHNQPLKVKLIDFGLAQQISEPPSFAGTFWYQAPEVHLGLAYAEEIDMWALGVSVTELAIGTALYPGEHPYDMIKFIVDTQGLPPDHLLRLGPHTNHCFERQRINGQDTWTLKTPALVKMETGHKFSDTRQVVLTCLEDIMEVGAH; via the exons ATGGCCACCGCACTGCTCCACCTGCAGACCCTGGCTGTTATTCATTGTGACATAAAGCCCCAGAATATTATGGTGGTCGACCACAATCAGCCACTCAAGGTCAAACTGATTGACTTTGGATTGGCTCAGCAGATCTCCGAGCCTCCATCTTTTGCAGGGACCTTTTGGTACCA AGCTCCAGAGGTCCACTTAGGGTTGGCCTACGCAGAGGAGATCGATATGTGGGCGCTTGGTGTGTCTGTGACTGAGCTGGCTATTGGAACGGCCCTGTATCCCGGAGAACATCCCTATGATATG ATAAAGTTCATCGTGGACACTCAGGGTCTGCCCCCAGATCACCTCCTCAGGTTGGGACCACACACCAACCACTGTTTTGAGAGACAGCGTATCAACGGTCAGGACACTTGGACACTGAAG ACTCCTGCACTGGTGAAGATGGAGACAGGTCACAAATTCTCTGACACCAGACAGGTTGTGTTGACCTGTCTGGAGGACATCATGGAGGTAGGTGCTCACTAG